The Verrucomicrobium spinosum DSM 4136 = JCM 18804 genome includes a region encoding these proteins:
- a CDS encoding sialidase family protein, whose protein sequence is MSPFATLPSHLLFGTWLVATAALPATLPASEKHTAGHHGNQGLAGTQSLDIAAQGNTLDLFLGTYASGEPRARLEHLRSLDGGGTWSKPTQVDAGLTQAHMPHRGMDAQIAASGEKLVAAWMTPGTDRFGGGPMATALSADGGKTWTAGPNPADDGSTTGHGFIDMVGGPTGTFHLTWFDTRNEQRGLRYARSTDAGKTWSSNETPDAETCECCWNAIAAGPDGRVAILYRDKSPRDMSLVELPGGERAQTWSKPATVGNFEWQFEGCPHVGGGLAVGGPSAGAALHATVWTGQPDRMGVYYVNRGLAGSTKWKDPVRLGDSSASHPDVAVSGSQVAAVWNAKQGDAAVIKGVVSTDGGSTWGEPIVLSDPVFSATHGRIVDTEAGFRVFWTQSHGDHPAAWSSKPLTAPTLSKR, encoded by the coding sequence ATGTCCCCCTTCGCCACCCTCCCCTCCCACCTGCTTTTCGGCACATGGCTCGTCGCCACTGCCGCCCTGCCAGCCACACTCCCGGCTTCTGAGAAACACACCGCTGGTCACCATGGCAATCAGGGGCTCGCGGGAACACAGTCTCTGGATATCGCAGCCCAAGGCAATACGCTGGACCTCTTTCTCGGCACCTATGCATCAGGCGAACCACGTGCCCGACTGGAACATCTCCGCTCCCTGGATGGGGGCGGCACCTGGAGCAAGCCCACCCAAGTCGATGCAGGGCTGACCCAGGCGCACATGCCCCACCGCGGGATGGACGCTCAGATCGCCGCATCAGGCGAAAAGCTGGTCGCGGCATGGATGACCCCGGGAACGGACCGCTTTGGCGGCGGACCAATGGCCACAGCCCTCTCGGCAGATGGGGGGAAAACCTGGACCGCAGGCCCCAACCCCGCTGACGATGGTTCGACCACCGGACACGGCTTCATCGACATGGTCGGCGGCCCCACCGGCACCTTCCACCTCACTTGGTTCGACACCCGCAATGAGCAAAGAGGACTGCGCTACGCCCGCTCCACGGATGCTGGGAAGACATGGTCCTCCAACGAGACCCCGGATGCCGAAACGTGCGAATGCTGCTGGAATGCCATCGCTGCTGGTCCAGACGGCAGGGTCGCCATCCTCTACCGTGACAAGTCGCCCCGTGATATGAGTCTGGTTGAGCTGCCGGGGGGTGAGCGAGCCCAAACCTGGTCCAAACCCGCCACCGTAGGAAATTTTGAATGGCAGTTCGAAGGGTGCCCCCATGTGGGTGGCGGCTTGGCCGTGGGCGGACCGTCTGCGGGAGCGGCTTTACATGCTACAGTGTGGACCGGCCAACCCGACCGCATGGGCGTTTATTATGTCAATCGAGGGCTGGCGGGCAGCACCAAGTGGAAAGACCCGGTACGATTGGGGGACAGCTCCGCATCTCATCCGGATGTCGCTGTCTCTGGCAGTCAGGTGGCCGCCGTCTGGAATGCCAAACAAGGTGATGCCGCCGTGATCAAAGGGGTCGTCTCCACTGACGGTGGCAGCACCTGGGGTGAGCCCATCGTCCTTTCGGATCCTGTATTTAGCGCCACGCATGGGCGGATCGTAGACACAGAGGCTGGTTTTCGCGTCTTCTGGACGCAAAGTCACGGCGATCACCCGGCTGCATGGTCTTCCAAACCGCTGACCGCGCCTACCTTGAGCAAGCGATAG
- a CDS encoding TonB-dependent receptor family protein, whose translation MKHTPSLLLLLAGVLPSQLSHGQTPATSVRTTTELPTVTVTATPESLTVPTIAQAEQELALVTGGASVVNAEDYKKGRAVTLKDALDFATGVFTQPRFGTEEARISVRGSGIQRTFHGRGLKVLQDGVPINLADGGFDMQSIEPLAADYIEVYRGANALRYGSTTLGGAINFVSPTGYTAPAFQGRFEYGSFNTFRGQLSAADVLGNLDYYATVTHYSTEGFRDHSDQNTQRFFSNVGYKFSEDVETRFFLTYVHTDSELPGNLTKEELRNHPDRAQRNAFAKQFDYIDSDWQRNFELFRIANRTTWNLGEDQQLSFSSFYAYKDLDHPILFVIDQVSHDFGFDLNYLNNADLGGHKNHFIAGISPTFGLLDDVRFANVLGERGAKFAQNYQQSTNVDFYIEDLYYLTDRFAVSVGGQISYARRDNEDRFPVSATNPDNSDVQDWWGYSPKVGLLYELTESAQLFFNASRSFEPPSFGELSNSALGGAGLVELEAQTATTLEIGTRGKSANNRVKWDIAYYFSWIDDEMLELSVAPGLNQTINAGRTIHQGVELGLDVTLLEGIFARGTVAPAPALASAKGAKAVQPLAAPAPQDRLVFRQNYLYNGFRFDNDKEFGDNQLAGVPEHYYRAELVYEHPSGFYLGPNLEWVFNDYPVDFAGTLSADSYAILGFKVGYRTAKGLSIYVDARNLTDEHYAATTGVINRAGAFNQAQFLPGDGRSFFFGVEYKF comes from the coding sequence ATGAAACACACTCCATCCCTGCTGCTCCTACTGGCAGGCGTGCTCCCCTCCCAGCTCAGTCACGGGCAAACGCCTGCGACCAGCGTCCGCACCACGACGGAACTCCCGACCGTCACGGTGACCGCCACACCCGAATCTCTCACCGTACCCACCATCGCCCAAGCCGAGCAGGAACTCGCGCTCGTCACTGGAGGCGCAAGCGTGGTCAATGCTGAGGATTACAAAAAGGGTCGGGCGGTCACGCTCAAGGACGCCCTCGATTTCGCCACTGGCGTCTTCACCCAGCCACGCTTCGGGACGGAGGAAGCCCGCATCTCTGTGCGGGGCTCCGGCATCCAGCGCACGTTCCACGGTCGCGGATTGAAGGTGCTGCAAGACGGCGTGCCCATCAACCTGGCCGACGGCGGATTCGACATGCAATCCATCGAGCCACTCGCTGCTGACTACATCGAAGTGTACCGTGGTGCCAACGCCTTGCGCTATGGCTCCACGACACTGGGTGGTGCCATCAACTTTGTCTCCCCCACCGGATACACGGCCCCGGCCTTCCAGGGCCGCTTTGAGTACGGCAGCTTCAACACCTTCCGTGGGCAGTTGAGCGCTGCGGACGTGCTGGGCAATCTGGACTACTACGCGACTGTTACCCACTACAGCACCGAGGGCTTCCGCGACCACAGCGACCAGAACACACAACGCTTCTTCAGCAATGTGGGCTACAAGTTCTCCGAAGACGTGGAAACCCGCTTCTTCCTGACCTATGTGCACACGGACTCTGAACTCCCGGGCAACCTGACCAAGGAGGAACTCCGCAACCATCCGGATCGCGCCCAACGCAATGCCTTCGCCAAACAGTTCGACTACATCGACAGCGACTGGCAGCGCAACTTTGAGTTGTTCCGCATCGCCAACCGCACGACGTGGAATCTGGGCGAAGACCAGCAACTCTCGTTTTCCAGCTTCTATGCCTACAAAGATCTGGACCACCCGATCCTCTTTGTGATCGATCAAGTCAGCCATGACTTTGGGTTCGATCTCAACTACCTGAACAACGCGGATCTCGGCGGCCACAAGAACCATTTCATCGCTGGCATCAGCCCCACCTTCGGCCTGCTGGATGATGTACGCTTTGCCAACGTTCTGGGCGAACGCGGCGCGAAGTTCGCGCAGAACTACCAGCAGTCCACCAACGTGGACTTCTACATTGAGGACCTGTACTACCTCACCGACCGATTCGCAGTCTCCGTGGGCGGCCAGATCAGCTACGCACGCCGGGACAACGAGGACCGCTTCCCTGTTAGCGCCACGAACCCTGACAACAGTGATGTGCAGGACTGGTGGGGCTACAGCCCGAAGGTGGGCCTGCTCTATGAACTGACAGAGAGCGCCCAGCTCTTCTTCAACGCCAGCCGCAGCTTCGAGCCGCCATCGTTTGGCGAACTGAGCAACTCCGCCCTCGGCGGCGCAGGTCTTGTGGAACTGGAGGCGCAAACTGCCACCACGTTGGAGATTGGCACCCGTGGAAAGAGCGCCAACAACCGTGTGAAGTGGGACATCGCCTACTACTTTTCCTGGATCGATGATGAAATGCTGGAACTCTCCGTGGCTCCGGGACTGAACCAGACAATCAACGCCGGACGCACGATCCACCAAGGGGTGGAACTCGGTCTCGATGTGACACTGCTCGAAGGCATCTTTGCCCGTGGCACCGTCGCCCCTGCCCCTGCCCTTGCGAGTGCGAAAGGTGCCAAAGCTGTGCAACCTTTGGCCGCCCCCGCGCCGCAGGATCGCCTCGTGTTTCGCCAGAACTACCTCTACAACGGGTTCCGGTTCGACAACGACAAGGAGTTTGGTGACAACCAACTCGCTGGCGTGCCCGAGCACTACTACCGTGCGGAACTCGTCTATGAGCACCCCTCCGGCTTCTACCTCGGGCCAAATCTTGAGTGGGTGTTCAACGACTACCCGGTGGATTTCGCTGGCACTCTCTCAGCCGACTCCTATGCCATCCTCGGCTTCAAGGTCGGCTACCGCACGGCCAAGGGACTGTCCATCTATGTGGACGCCCGCAACCTGACGGATGAGCACTACGCGGCCACTACCGGCGTCATCAACCGTGCGGGTGCCTTTAACCAGGCCCAGTTCCTGCCCGGCGACGGACGCTCGTTCTTCTTCGGGGTAGAATACAAATTCTAG
- a CDS encoding tetratricopeptide repeat protein, which yields MTYLPLYLLGLLVTFYVWLVVSRVFHELVRGIAARLVGYAPRTVTIGIGNVWWSHRVGRTWVEWTPAPLFSQATLHMPSQLGLIWRWSACILAAVATDISLLAAMMTAREALHTAHPVLPLWTVPILCLPYAQLLVTVLNLMPVEIHGESKQDPVFYSDGNLLLALLWGRFSDVPGKMVEHYVKSVRAYDPGFQKQDSPILTHMPPAIWRRFLEVHLDSASGDYDSVVWHCKRLLHTVDFAPGERARLLDTIASIPVFHDAPELHHRALRLATQAHSLFPDSAKLRMTLGCLLIQDGRIPEGLALLEPVAGLERLTKAEQSVCASHLAIAHHHLGDLLETRYWLANADEKASNLTTKAAVDRLCVKVRPFVAQG from the coding sequence GTGACCTACCTGCCTCTGTACCTCCTCGGGCTCCTGGTCACCTTCTACGTGTGGCTTGTGGTGTCGAGGGTGTTTCATGAACTGGTGCGGGGCATCGCGGCGAGACTGGTGGGATATGCACCTCGCACCGTAACCATCGGCATCGGGAATGTATGGTGGAGTCACCGGGTCGGCCGCACTTGGGTTGAGTGGACACCTGCCCCGCTCTTCAGTCAGGCCACACTCCACATGCCTTCCCAGTTGGGCCTGATCTGGCGCTGGTCCGCCTGCATCCTGGCGGCGGTGGCCACGGATATCTCCCTGCTGGCCGCCATGATGACCGCACGGGAAGCTCTGCACACCGCGCACCCCGTGCTTCCACTATGGACAGTGCCCATCCTTTGCCTTCCCTATGCCCAGCTGTTGGTGACCGTGCTGAACCTCATGCCGGTGGAAATTCATGGCGAGTCCAAACAAGACCCCGTGTTCTACTCGGATGGGAACCTGCTACTCGCACTTCTGTGGGGGAGATTCTCTGATGTACCCGGAAAGATGGTGGAGCACTATGTGAAATCGGTCCGGGCCTATGACCCAGGCTTCCAAAAGCAAGACTCCCCAATCCTGACCCACATGCCACCCGCCATCTGGAGGCGTTTCCTGGAGGTCCATCTGGACTCAGCCAGTGGTGATTATGATTCCGTGGTCTGGCACTGCAAACGGCTGCTTCATACCGTGGACTTTGCCCCTGGGGAACGCGCCCGGTTGCTCGACACCATCGCCTCCATCCCGGTTTTTCACGATGCCCCAGAACTTCATCATCGCGCATTGCGACTCGCGACCCAGGCTCACTCGCTTTTTCCTGACTCCGCCAAGCTTCGGATGACCCTGGGATGCCTGCTGATTCAGGACGGCCGCATTCCCGAAGGCCTGGCGCTCCTGGAACCCGTGGCGGGATTGGAGCGCCTGACCAAGGCGGAGCAGTCCGTTTGCGCGAGTCACCTGGCGATCGCGCATCATCATCTGGGAGATCTGCTGGAAACGAGGTACTGGCTCGCTAACGCTGACGAGAAGGCTTCGAATCTGACAACCAAGGCCGCAGTGGACCGCCTCTGCGTCAAAGTACGCCCTTTCGTGGCCCAAGGCTGA
- the atzF gene encoding allophanate hydrolase: MPDSPADRHATLYAERNGPVWIDVVSPEAFAMELAAATGPLAGRVFAVKDNIDALPLPTTAGCPAYRYQPTEDNPVVAALRAAGAAVAGKTTLDQFATGLVGTRSPFGICRNVLNPDYISGGSSSGSAVAVASGQVDFALGTDTAGSGRVPCILNGIVGYKPTKGVLSTRNAVPACRSLDCITLMARTVAELRELAPHARQYDPLDPMSRPWHSVRDGRGQGAFTFAVPRPEQLQFFGDSEAAGLYAAACDKLTSLGGTKIEIDYAPFAEAAALLYQGPWVAERYAAVGEWLEEHHAEADPTVSKIILGGRDLKASAVYHAAVRLAELRRISDEVFAKVDFLVVPTVPSVYTIAEVQANPVELNSRLGTYNNFVNLLDLAAVAVPAGRWSHGVGFGLNLVAPAFADDSLLDLAARFLGEPLPKRMASPEGPVSLAVVGAHLQGQPLHGQLVQLGATLQQRTTTAAAYKLYALANTTPPKPGLERVKQGGTAIEIEVYILSAEAFGRFTAGVPAPMTIGNLELADGTWVKGFMCEPYVLADATDITSYGGWRAYLSR, encoded by the coding sequence GTGCCTGACTCCCCCGCTGACCGCCATGCCACCCTCTACGCAGAACGCAACGGCCCCGTCTGGATCGACGTGGTGTCTCCTGAAGCCTTCGCGATGGAACTGGCGGCAGCCACTGGCCCACTGGCGGGCAGGGTCTTTGCAGTGAAGGACAACATCGACGCCCTGCCTCTGCCCACCACCGCAGGATGCCCGGCCTACCGATACCAACCCACAGAGGACAATCCCGTCGTGGCCGCCCTGCGAGCTGCCGGTGCGGCAGTGGCGGGCAAGACCACGCTGGACCAGTTTGCCACCGGTCTGGTGGGCACGCGTTCCCCCTTTGGCATCTGCCGTAATGTCCTGAACCCGGACTACATCTCCGGCGGCTCCAGTTCCGGCTCTGCAGTGGCGGTGGCCAGCGGGCAGGTAGATTTCGCCCTCGGTACGGATACAGCTGGCTCCGGTCGCGTGCCCTGCATCCTCAACGGAATCGTAGGCTATAAGCCCACCAAGGGCGTGCTCAGCACCCGCAATGCTGTCCCCGCCTGTCGCTCCCTGGATTGCATCACCCTCATGGCCAGGACCGTGGCCGAGCTGCGGGAGCTTGCGCCCCACGCCCGCCAGTACGATCCCCTGGATCCCATGTCCCGCCCTTGGCATTCCGTGCGCGATGGCCGGGGACAGGGTGCCTTTACCTTTGCCGTGCCGAGGCCAGAGCAGTTGCAGTTCTTTGGCGACAGTGAAGCCGCAGGACTCTATGCCGCGGCTTGCGACAAGCTGACCAGCCTGGGCGGCACGAAGATCGAGATCGACTACGCCCCCTTCGCCGAAGCCGCCGCGCTGCTCTATCAGGGCCCGTGGGTTGCTGAGCGCTACGCCGCCGTCGGCGAGTGGCTGGAGGAGCATCATGCGGAGGCGGATCCAACCGTGTCGAAGATCATCCTGGGAGGTCGCGACCTCAAAGCGAGCGCGGTTTACCATGCCGCTGTGAGACTCGCCGAGTTGAGGCGCATCAGCGATGAAGTCTTCGCCAAAGTGGACTTCCTGGTCGTTCCCACCGTCCCCAGCGTTTACACCATCGCGGAAGTTCAGGCGAATCCCGTGGAACTCAACAGTCGGCTGGGCACCTACAACAACTTCGTCAACCTGCTCGATCTGGCGGCAGTCGCCGTCCCCGCAGGTCGTTGGAGCCACGGCGTGGGTTTTGGCTTGAACTTGGTAGCCCCCGCGTTTGCTGATGACAGCCTCTTGGACCTCGCGGCTCGTTTCCTGGGGGAACCTTTGCCCAAGCGCATGGCGTCACCAGAAGGCCCCGTTTCACTCGCGGTCGTCGGAGCTCATTTGCAAGGGCAGCCTCTGCACGGGCAATTGGTCCAACTGGGGGCCACCCTGCAACAGCGCACCACCACGGCCGCCGCCTACAAGCTCTATGCCCTGGCAAATACCACCCCACCCAAGCCGGGGCTGGAACGGGTAAAACAAGGCGGCACCGCCATCGAGATCGAGGTTTACATTCTGTCTGCCGAGGCGTTCGGCCGCTTCACGGCCGGAGTTCCCGCCCCCATGACCATAGGCAATCTGGAACTAGCAGATGGCACCTGGGTGAAAGGCTTCATGTGTGAACCCTACGTGCTGGCAGACGCCACAGACATCACCTCCTACGGTGGATGGCGGGCGTACCTGAGTCGATAA